A single genomic interval of Monodelphis domestica isolate mMonDom1 chromosome X, mMonDom1.pri, whole genome shotgun sequence harbors:
- the AMOT gene encoding angiomotin isoform X3, with translation MRNSEEPPATPTVLQRLLQEQLRYGNPNDNRNLLALHQQATGNAPPFPGGGGGSPGSQGEGMNPQDHQHPHQHQHPHQHPHVHPHQHPHVHPHSHPQQLGAHAARQEPQGQEIQVDNNVMEKQLPSRRQNSEDLPTYEEAKVQSQYFRGQQHASVGAAFYVTGVTNQKMRTEGRPAVQRLNPGKVHQDEGLRDLKQGHVRSLSERLMQLSLATSGVKAHAPVTSSPHSPPQPGDLYKSPATSGDFYKNPGPAAAQPSLKVMEHRGPPPEYPFKGLPNPSLVCKPQEPGHFFSEHRMSQPGRMEGPMMSYLLISPSRKKPIRESGPLSKISFRGPTQDISLQPRTPHHHSPTSSVTSLGSLNLLQSPPTARPSPGQQHPLSQNQGEPNSLLPRPQQLFLPSQGHQGESYRQGQPNPSQQQPGDAYSAMPRAQQLSSPYQPMPSDPYAIVFRAQQMVEVLSEENRSLRLELDTCYEKVTKLQKLETEIQRVSEAYENLVKTSSKRETLEKAMRNKLEGEIRRLHDFNRDLRERMETANKQLAEKEHEGSEDTRKTISQLFAQNKESQREKEKLEMELTAVRSTNEDQRRHIEIRDQALNNAQAKVVKLEDELKKKQVYVEKVEKMQQALVQLQAACEKREQLENRLRARLERELESLRMQQRQGTSQAANLSEYSAAALMELLREKEERILALEADMTKWEQKYLEETVMRQFALETAATVAAQRDTTSSSHSPNTSYDKSLEARIQKEEEEILLANRRCLDMEGRIKTLHAQIIEKDAMIKVLQQRSRKEPSKPEQLTPMRPAKSLMSISNTSSSLTPHSSTVSSTPIMEEKRGNKSWKGSLGVLLGTECHSESSIPSTPSFPPLSAHSKTGSRDCSTQTDRGAEPVKMATSAVAVATATNTTATTAVTATTGPGSEASATAAAVAPAPPVAPNLATAAASTAIVAPVVAGPTAGPTAGPTAGATTGAAAPSSVHPATNPGATHFPVPNSAYNSDKTDGPLIRSGAIERKVSARPPGHDHPDVEIVEYLI, from the exons ATGAGGAATTCCGAAGAGCCACCAGCCACCCCTACTGTGCTGCAGCGGCTGCTGCAGGAGCAGCTACGCTATGGGAACCCCAATGATAATCGTAACCTCCTGGCCTTACACCAACAAGCCACAGGAAATGCTCCCCCTTTCCCTGGTGGTGGGGGCGGGAGCCCTGGATCTCAAGGGGAGGGGATGAACCCCCAAGATCATCAGCACCCCCACCAGCACCAGCACCCACACCAGCACCCTCATGTGCACCCGCACCAACACCCGCACGTGCACCCACACTCACACCCACAGCAACTCGGGGCCCATGCTGCCCGTCAAGAGCCCCAGGGTCAAGAGATCCAGGTAGACAACAACGTCATGGAGAAGCAGCTGCCCTCCCGTAGGCAGAATAGTGAGGATCTGCCCACTTATGAGGAAGCCAAGGTCCAGTCTCAGTACTTTCGAGGCCAGCAGCATGCCAGCGTTGGGGCTGCCTTCTATGTCACTGGGGTCACTAACCAGAAGATGAGAACAGAGGGACGGCCCGCGGTACAGCGGCTCAACCCGGGGAAGGTCCACCAGGATGAAGGGCTCCGAGATCTCAAGCAAGGCCATGTCCGTTCCCTCAGTGAGCGCCTGATGCAGCTGTCACTGGCCACCAGCGGGGTCAAGGCTCATGCCCCTGTGACAAGCTCTCCACACTCCCCACCCCAGCCTGGTGACCTTTATAAGAGCCCTGCCACTTCTGGCGACTTCTATAAGAACCCAGGGCCGGCAGCAGCTCAGCCCAGTCTGAAGGTCATGGAGCATCGGGGCCCACCTCCTGAGTATCCCTTCAAGGGTTTGCCCAACCCATCTCTGGTCTGCAAGCCCCAGGAACCTGGGCACTTCTTCAGTGAACATCGGATGAGCCAGCCTGGAAGAATGGAGGGGCCCATGATGAG CTATCTGCTGATCTCTCCATCCCGGAAAAAGCCCATCCGGGAAAGCGGGCCTCTTAGCAAGATTTCTTTCCGCGG GCCAACCCAGGACATTTCCCTGCAGCCGAGGACCCCTCACCATCATAGCCCTACATCTTCTGTGACATCACTGGGGTCCTTGAACCTGTTACAGTCACCACCAACAGCCAGACCATCTCCGGGGCAACAGCACCCCCTGAGCCAGAACCAGGGAGAGCCCAACTCTCTCCTGCCCAGGCCCCAGCAGCTATTCCTGCCTAGTCAGGGCCACCAGGGGGAATCCTACCGCCAGGGACAGCCCAATCCAAGCCAGCAGCAGCCAGGAGATGCCTACTCTGCCATGCCTCGGGCTCAGCAGCTATCCTCCCCTTACCAGCCCATGCCATCAGACCCCTATGCCATTGTCTTCAGAGCCCAGCAGATGGTGGAGGTGCTCTCTGAGGAAAACCGGTCCCTTCGCCTGGAGCTAGACACCTGCTATGAGAAAGTGACAAAGCTGCAGAAG CTGGAGACAGAAATCCAGCGTGTCTCAGAAGCCTACGAAAACCTGGTAAAGACTTCTTCCAAGCGGGAGACCCTGGAGAAAGCCATGAGAAATAAGCTAGAGGGAGAGATCCGGAGACTCCATGACTTCAACCGAGACCTTCGAG AGAGAATGGAGACAGCCAACAAGCAGCTTGCTGAGAAGGAGCATGAGGGGTCAGAGGACACCCGGAAGACCATCTCCCAGCTCTTTGCACAAA ATAAAGAGAGCCAGCGGGAGAAGGAAAAGCTGGAGATGGAGTTGACAGCAGTGCGCTCCACCAATGAGGACCAGCGGCGCCATATCGAAATCCGGGACCAGGCCCTGAACAATGCCCAAGCCAAGGTGGTAAAGCTGGAGGATGAG CTTAAGAAGAAGCAAGTGTATGTGGAGAAGGTGGAGAAGATGCAGCAAGCCCTGGTGCAACTCCAGGCGGCCTGTGAAAAGCGGGAGCAGCTCGAGAACCGCCTCCGGGCCCGGCTGGAGAGAGAGCTGGAGTCTCTGCGCATGCAGCAG CGTCAAGGCACCTCGCAGGCAGCCAACCTCTCAGAGTATAGCGCTGCAGCCCTCATGGAGCTACTTCGGGAGAAGGAAGAACGCATCCTGGCTCTGGAGGCTGACATGACCAAGTGGGAACAGAAGTACTTGGAGGAGACAGTGATGAGGCAGTTTGCCTTGGAGACCGCTGCCACAGTGGCAGCACAGAG GGACACAACCAGCAGCAGCCATTCTCCCAACACCAGCTATGACAAGTCCCTGGAGGCCCGTAtccagaaagaggaggaagaaatctTACTGGCCAACAGAAGATGCCTTGATATGGAGGGCAG GATTAAGACCCTTCATGCCCAGATCATCGAAAAGGACGCCATGATTAAGGTTCTCCAGCAGCGCTCCCGGAAGGAGCCCAGCAAGCCTGAACAGCTGACACCCATGCGCCCGGCAAAGTCTCTGATGTCTATTTCTAACACCAGCTCAAGCTTGACCCCTCACTCCTCCACAGTCAGCAGCACCCCCATCATGGAAGAGAAGCGGGGAAACAAGAGCTGGAAAGGGAGTTTAG GGGTCCTCCTAGGCACAGAATGCCACTCTGAGTCATCCATCCCCTCTACCCCATCTTTCCCACCACTTTCAGCTCACTCCAAGACAGGCAGCCGTGACTGCAGCACCCAGACAGATCGTGGAGCAGAACCAGTCAAAATGGCCACCTCTGCTGTGGCCGTTGCTACTGCCACCAACACCACTGCCACTACAGCCGTCACTGCCACCACTGGGCCTGGGTCTGAGGCATCAGCTACAGCTGCAGCTGTAGCTCCTGCTCCTCCTGTGGCTCCTAATCTTGCCACTGCTGCTGCCAGCACTGCCATTGTTGCTCCTGTTGTTGCTGGGCCCACTGCTGGGCCCACTGCTGGGCCCACTGCCGGGGCTACCACAGGAGCTGCTGCTCCCTCTTCTGTCCATCCAGCTACCAACCCTGGAGCAACTCATTTCCCTGTTCCAAACTCGGCCTACAATTCAGATAAGACAG ATGGGCCGCTTATCCGCTCTGGTGCTATTGAAAGAAAAGTGAGCGCTCGTCCTCCAGGACACGACCATCCAGATGTGGAAATCGTGGAGTATCTCATCTAA
- the AMOT gene encoding angiomotin isoform X2, whose protein sequence is MRNSEEPPATPTVLQRLLQEQLRYGNPNDNRNLLALHQQATGNAPPFPGGGGGSPGSQGEGMNPQDHQHPHQHQHPHQHPHVHPHQHPHVHPHSHPQQLGAHAARQEPQGQEIQVDNNVMEKQLPSRRQNSEDLPTYEEAKVQSQYFRGQQHASVGAAFYVTGVTNQKMRTEGRPAVQRLNPGKVHQDEGLRDLKQGHVRSLSERLMQLSLATSGVKAHAPVTSSPHSPPQPGDLYKSPATSGDFYKNPGPAAAQPSLKVMEHRGPPPEYPFKGLPNPSLVCKPQEPGHFFSEHRMSQPGRMEGPMMRYQHPPEYGASSYLLISPSRKKPIRESGPLSKISFRGPTQDISLQPRTPHHHSPTSSVTSLGSLNLLQSPPTARPSPGQQHPLSQNQGEPNSLLPRPQQLFLPSQGHQGESYRQGQPNPSQQQPGDAYSAMPRAQQLSSPYQPMPSDPYAIVFRAQQMVEVLSEENRSLRLELDTCYEKVTKLQKLETEIQRVSEAYENLVKTSSKRETLEKAMRNKLEGEIRRLHDFNRDLRERMETANKQLAEKEHEGSEDTRKTISQLFAQNKESQREKEKLEMELTAVRSTNEDQRRHIEIRDQALNNAQAKVVKLEDELKKKQVYVEKVEKMQQALVQLQAACEKREQLENRLRARLERELESLRMQQRQGTSQAANLSEYSAAALMELLREKEERILALEADMTKWEQKYLEETVMRQFALETAATVAAQRDTTSSSHSPNTSYDKSLEARIQKEEEEILLANRRCLDMEGRIKTLHAQIIEKDAMIKVLQQRSRKEPSKPEQLTPMRPAKSLMSISNTSSSLTPHSSTVSSTPIMEEKRGNKSWKGSLGVLLGTECHSESSIPSTPSFPPLSAHSKTGSRDCSTQTDRGAEPVKMATSAVAVATATNTTATTAVTATTGPGSEASATAAAVAPAPPVAPNLATAAASTAIVAPVVAGPTAGPTAGPTAGATTGAAAPSSVHPATNPGATHFPVPNSAYNSDKTDGPLIRSGAIERKVSARPPGHDHPDVEIVEYLI, encoded by the exons ATGAGGAATTCCGAAGAGCCACCAGCCACCCCTACTGTGCTGCAGCGGCTGCTGCAGGAGCAGCTACGCTATGGGAACCCCAATGATAATCGTAACCTCCTGGCCTTACACCAACAAGCCACAGGAAATGCTCCCCCTTTCCCTGGTGGTGGGGGCGGGAGCCCTGGATCTCAAGGGGAGGGGATGAACCCCCAAGATCATCAGCACCCCCACCAGCACCAGCACCCACACCAGCACCCTCATGTGCACCCGCACCAACACCCGCACGTGCACCCACACTCACACCCACAGCAACTCGGGGCCCATGCTGCCCGTCAAGAGCCCCAGGGTCAAGAGATCCAGGTAGACAACAACGTCATGGAGAAGCAGCTGCCCTCCCGTAGGCAGAATAGTGAGGATCTGCCCACTTATGAGGAAGCCAAGGTCCAGTCTCAGTACTTTCGAGGCCAGCAGCATGCCAGCGTTGGGGCTGCCTTCTATGTCACTGGGGTCACTAACCAGAAGATGAGAACAGAGGGACGGCCCGCGGTACAGCGGCTCAACCCGGGGAAGGTCCACCAGGATGAAGGGCTCCGAGATCTCAAGCAAGGCCATGTCCGTTCCCTCAGTGAGCGCCTGATGCAGCTGTCACTGGCCACCAGCGGGGTCAAGGCTCATGCCCCTGTGACAAGCTCTCCACACTCCCCACCCCAGCCTGGTGACCTTTATAAGAGCCCTGCCACTTCTGGCGACTTCTATAAGAACCCAGGGCCGGCAGCAGCTCAGCCCAGTCTGAAGGTCATGGAGCATCGGGGCCCACCTCCTGAGTATCCCTTCAAGGGTTTGCCCAACCCATCTCTGGTCTGCAAGCCCCAGGAACCTGGGCACTTCTTCAGTGAACATCGGATGAGCCAGCCTGGAAGAATGGAGGGGCCCATGATGAGGTACCAGCATCCCCCTGAGTATGGAGCAAGCAG CTATCTGCTGATCTCTCCATCCCGGAAAAAGCCCATCCGGGAAAGCGGGCCTCTTAGCAAGATTTCTTTCCGCGG GCCAACCCAGGACATTTCCCTGCAGCCGAGGACCCCTCACCATCATAGCCCTACATCTTCTGTGACATCACTGGGGTCCTTGAACCTGTTACAGTCACCACCAACAGCCAGACCATCTCCGGGGCAACAGCACCCCCTGAGCCAGAACCAGGGAGAGCCCAACTCTCTCCTGCCCAGGCCCCAGCAGCTATTCCTGCCTAGTCAGGGCCACCAGGGGGAATCCTACCGCCAGGGACAGCCCAATCCAAGCCAGCAGCAGCCAGGAGATGCCTACTCTGCCATGCCTCGGGCTCAGCAGCTATCCTCCCCTTACCAGCCCATGCCATCAGACCCCTATGCCATTGTCTTCAGAGCCCAGCAGATGGTGGAGGTGCTCTCTGAGGAAAACCGGTCCCTTCGCCTGGAGCTAGACACCTGCTATGAGAAAGTGACAAAGCTGCAGAAG CTGGAGACAGAAATCCAGCGTGTCTCAGAAGCCTACGAAAACCTGGTAAAGACTTCTTCCAAGCGGGAGACCCTGGAGAAAGCCATGAGAAATAAGCTAGAGGGAGAGATCCGGAGACTCCATGACTTCAACCGAGACCTTCGAG AGAGAATGGAGACAGCCAACAAGCAGCTTGCTGAGAAGGAGCATGAGGGGTCAGAGGACACCCGGAAGACCATCTCCCAGCTCTTTGCACAAA ATAAAGAGAGCCAGCGGGAGAAGGAAAAGCTGGAGATGGAGTTGACAGCAGTGCGCTCCACCAATGAGGACCAGCGGCGCCATATCGAAATCCGGGACCAGGCCCTGAACAATGCCCAAGCCAAGGTGGTAAAGCTGGAGGATGAG CTTAAGAAGAAGCAAGTGTATGTGGAGAAGGTGGAGAAGATGCAGCAAGCCCTGGTGCAACTCCAGGCGGCCTGTGAAAAGCGGGAGCAGCTCGAGAACCGCCTCCGGGCCCGGCTGGAGAGAGAGCTGGAGTCTCTGCGCATGCAGCAG CGTCAAGGCACCTCGCAGGCAGCCAACCTCTCAGAGTATAGCGCTGCAGCCCTCATGGAGCTACTTCGGGAGAAGGAAGAACGCATCCTGGCTCTGGAGGCTGACATGACCAAGTGGGAACAGAAGTACTTGGAGGAGACAGTGATGAGGCAGTTTGCCTTGGAGACCGCTGCCACAGTGGCAGCACAGAG GGACACAACCAGCAGCAGCCATTCTCCCAACACCAGCTATGACAAGTCCCTGGAGGCCCGTAtccagaaagaggaggaagaaatctTACTGGCCAACAGAAGATGCCTTGATATGGAGGGCAG GATTAAGACCCTTCATGCCCAGATCATCGAAAAGGACGCCATGATTAAGGTTCTCCAGCAGCGCTCCCGGAAGGAGCCCAGCAAGCCTGAACAGCTGACACCCATGCGCCCGGCAAAGTCTCTGATGTCTATTTCTAACACCAGCTCAAGCTTGACCCCTCACTCCTCCACAGTCAGCAGCACCCCCATCATGGAAGAGAAGCGGGGAAACAAGAGCTGGAAAGGGAGTTTAG GGGTCCTCCTAGGCACAGAATGCCACTCTGAGTCATCCATCCCCTCTACCCCATCTTTCCCACCACTTTCAGCTCACTCCAAGACAGGCAGCCGTGACTGCAGCACCCAGACAGATCGTGGAGCAGAACCAGTCAAAATGGCCACCTCTGCTGTGGCCGTTGCTACTGCCACCAACACCACTGCCACTACAGCCGTCACTGCCACCACTGGGCCTGGGTCTGAGGCATCAGCTACAGCTGCAGCTGTAGCTCCTGCTCCTCCTGTGGCTCCTAATCTTGCCACTGCTGCTGCCAGCACTGCCATTGTTGCTCCTGTTGTTGCTGGGCCCACTGCTGGGCCCACTGCTGGGCCCACTGCCGGGGCTACCACAGGAGCTGCTGCTCCCTCTTCTGTCCATCCAGCTACCAACCCTGGAGCAACTCATTTCCCTGTTCCAAACTCGGCCTACAATTCAGATAAGACAG ATGGGCCGCTTATCCGCTCTGGTGCTATTGAAAGAAAAGTGAGCGCTCGTCCTCCAGGACACGACCATCCAGATGTGGAAATCGTGGAGTATCTCATCTAA
- the AMOT gene encoding angiomotin isoform X1, producing MRNSEEPPATPTVLQRLLQEQLRYGNPNDNRNLLALHQQATGNAPPFPGGGGGSPGSQGEGMNPQDHQHPHQHQHPHQHPHVHPHQHPHVHPHSHPQQLGAHAARQEPQGQEIQVDNNVMEKQLPSRRQNSEDLPTYEEAKVQSQYFRGQQHASVGAAFYVTGVTNQKMRTEGRPAVQRLNPGKVHQDEGLRDLKQGHVRSLSERLMQLSLATSGVKAHAPVTSSPHSPPQPGDLYKSPATSGDFYKNPGPAAAQPSLKVMEHRGPPPEYPFKGLPNPSLVCKPQEPGHFFSEHRMSQPGRMEGPMMRYQHPPEYGASRSQERESEGYGLRLLLNPGAGEKEEEPSLRPLLRNPMETKYLPTQDISLQPRTPHHHSPTSSVTSLGSLNLLQSPPTARPSPGQQHPLSQNQGEPNSLLPRPQQLFLPSQGHQGESYRQGQPNPSQQQPGDAYSAMPRAQQLSSPYQPMPSDPYAIVFRAQQMVEVLSEENRSLRLELDTCYEKVTKLQKLETEIQRVSEAYENLVKTSSKRETLEKAMRNKLEGEIRRLHDFNRDLRERMETANKQLAEKEHEGSEDTRKTISQLFAQNKESQREKEKLEMELTAVRSTNEDQRRHIEIRDQALNNAQAKVVKLEDELKKKQVYVEKVEKMQQALVQLQAACEKREQLENRLRARLERELESLRMQQRQGTSQAANLSEYSAAALMELLREKEERILALEADMTKWEQKYLEETVMRQFALETAATVAAQRDTTSSSHSPNTSYDKSLEARIQKEEEEILLANRRCLDMEGRIKTLHAQIIEKDAMIKVLQQRSRKEPSKPEQLTPMRPAKSLMSISNTSSSLTPHSSTVSSTPIMEEKRGNKSWKGSLGVLLGTECHSESSIPSTPSFPPLSAHSKTGSRDCSTQTDRGAEPVKMATSAVAVATATNTTATTAVTATTGPGSEASATAAAVAPAPPVAPNLATAAASTAIVAPVVAGPTAGPTAGPTAGATTGAAAPSSVHPATNPGATHFPVPNSAYNSDKTDGPLIRSGAIERKVSARPPGHDHPDVEIVEYLI from the exons ATGAGGAATTCCGAAGAGCCACCAGCCACCCCTACTGTGCTGCAGCGGCTGCTGCAGGAGCAGCTACGCTATGGGAACCCCAATGATAATCGTAACCTCCTGGCCTTACACCAACAAGCCACAGGAAATGCTCCCCCTTTCCCTGGTGGTGGGGGCGGGAGCCCTGGATCTCAAGGGGAGGGGATGAACCCCCAAGATCATCAGCACCCCCACCAGCACCAGCACCCACACCAGCACCCTCATGTGCACCCGCACCAACACCCGCACGTGCACCCACACTCACACCCACAGCAACTCGGGGCCCATGCTGCCCGTCAAGAGCCCCAGGGTCAAGAGATCCAGGTAGACAACAACGTCATGGAGAAGCAGCTGCCCTCCCGTAGGCAGAATAGTGAGGATCTGCCCACTTATGAGGAAGCCAAGGTCCAGTCTCAGTACTTTCGAGGCCAGCAGCATGCCAGCGTTGGGGCTGCCTTCTATGTCACTGGGGTCACTAACCAGAAGATGAGAACAGAGGGACGGCCCGCGGTACAGCGGCTCAACCCGGGGAAGGTCCACCAGGATGAAGGGCTCCGAGATCTCAAGCAAGGCCATGTCCGTTCCCTCAGTGAGCGCCTGATGCAGCTGTCACTGGCCACCAGCGGGGTCAAGGCTCATGCCCCTGTGACAAGCTCTCCACACTCCCCACCCCAGCCTGGTGACCTTTATAAGAGCCCTGCCACTTCTGGCGACTTCTATAAGAACCCAGGGCCGGCAGCAGCTCAGCCCAGTCTGAAGGTCATGGAGCATCGGGGCCCACCTCCTGAGTATCCCTTCAAGGGTTTGCCCAACCCATCTCTGGTCTGCAAGCCCCAGGAACCTGGGCACTTCTTCAGTGAACATCGGATGAGCCAGCCTGGAAGAATGGAGGGGCCCATGATGAGGTACCAGCATCCCCCTGAGTATGGAGCAAGCAG GAGCCAAGAGAGAGAATCGGAAGGGTATGGTCTTAGACTGCTCCTGAACCCCGGGgctggggagaaggaagaagagccGTCATTAAGGCCCCTCCTGAGGAATCCCATGGAAACCAAGTATCT GCCAACCCAGGACATTTCCCTGCAGCCGAGGACCCCTCACCATCATAGCCCTACATCTTCTGTGACATCACTGGGGTCCTTGAACCTGTTACAGTCACCACCAACAGCCAGACCATCTCCGGGGCAACAGCACCCCCTGAGCCAGAACCAGGGAGAGCCCAACTCTCTCCTGCCCAGGCCCCAGCAGCTATTCCTGCCTAGTCAGGGCCACCAGGGGGAATCCTACCGCCAGGGACAGCCCAATCCAAGCCAGCAGCAGCCAGGAGATGCCTACTCTGCCATGCCTCGGGCTCAGCAGCTATCCTCCCCTTACCAGCCCATGCCATCAGACCCCTATGCCATTGTCTTCAGAGCCCAGCAGATGGTGGAGGTGCTCTCTGAGGAAAACCGGTCCCTTCGCCTGGAGCTAGACACCTGCTATGAGAAAGTGACAAAGCTGCAGAAG CTGGAGACAGAAATCCAGCGTGTCTCAGAAGCCTACGAAAACCTGGTAAAGACTTCTTCCAAGCGGGAGACCCTGGAGAAAGCCATGAGAAATAAGCTAGAGGGAGAGATCCGGAGACTCCATGACTTCAACCGAGACCTTCGAG AGAGAATGGAGACAGCCAACAAGCAGCTTGCTGAGAAGGAGCATGAGGGGTCAGAGGACACCCGGAAGACCATCTCCCAGCTCTTTGCACAAA ATAAAGAGAGCCAGCGGGAGAAGGAAAAGCTGGAGATGGAGTTGACAGCAGTGCGCTCCACCAATGAGGACCAGCGGCGCCATATCGAAATCCGGGACCAGGCCCTGAACAATGCCCAAGCCAAGGTGGTAAAGCTGGAGGATGAG CTTAAGAAGAAGCAAGTGTATGTGGAGAAGGTGGAGAAGATGCAGCAAGCCCTGGTGCAACTCCAGGCGGCCTGTGAAAAGCGGGAGCAGCTCGAGAACCGCCTCCGGGCCCGGCTGGAGAGAGAGCTGGAGTCTCTGCGCATGCAGCAG CGTCAAGGCACCTCGCAGGCAGCCAACCTCTCAGAGTATAGCGCTGCAGCCCTCATGGAGCTACTTCGGGAGAAGGAAGAACGCATCCTGGCTCTGGAGGCTGACATGACCAAGTGGGAACAGAAGTACTTGGAGGAGACAGTGATGAGGCAGTTTGCCTTGGAGACCGCTGCCACAGTGGCAGCACAGAG GGACACAACCAGCAGCAGCCATTCTCCCAACACCAGCTATGACAAGTCCCTGGAGGCCCGTAtccagaaagaggaggaagaaatctTACTGGCCAACAGAAGATGCCTTGATATGGAGGGCAG GATTAAGACCCTTCATGCCCAGATCATCGAAAAGGACGCCATGATTAAGGTTCTCCAGCAGCGCTCCCGGAAGGAGCCCAGCAAGCCTGAACAGCTGACACCCATGCGCCCGGCAAAGTCTCTGATGTCTATTTCTAACACCAGCTCAAGCTTGACCCCTCACTCCTCCACAGTCAGCAGCACCCCCATCATGGAAGAGAAGCGGGGAAACAAGAGCTGGAAAGGGAGTTTAG GGGTCCTCCTAGGCACAGAATGCCACTCTGAGTCATCCATCCCCTCTACCCCATCTTTCCCACCACTTTCAGCTCACTCCAAGACAGGCAGCCGTGACTGCAGCACCCAGACAGATCGTGGAGCAGAACCAGTCAAAATGGCCACCTCTGCTGTGGCCGTTGCTACTGCCACCAACACCACTGCCACTACAGCCGTCACTGCCACCACTGGGCCTGGGTCTGAGGCATCAGCTACAGCTGCAGCTGTAGCTCCTGCTCCTCCTGTGGCTCCTAATCTTGCCACTGCTGCTGCCAGCACTGCCATTGTTGCTCCTGTTGTTGCTGGGCCCACTGCTGGGCCCACTGCTGGGCCCACTGCCGGGGCTACCACAGGAGCTGCTGCTCCCTCTTCTGTCCATCCAGCTACCAACCCTGGAGCAACTCATTTCCCTGTTCCAAACTCGGCCTACAATTCAGATAAGACAG ATGGGCCGCTTATCCGCTCTGGTGCTATTGAAAGAAAAGTGAGCGCTCGTCCTCCAGGACACGACCATCCAGATGTGGAAATCGTGGAGTATCTCATCTAA